A window from Mya arenaria isolate MELC-2E11 chromosome 9, ASM2691426v1 encodes these proteins:
- the LOC128203083 gene encoding lymphocyte antigen 75-like has product MSDGVDVSVAYKGGDGDVATDFKPATEKHDAGKESRRPKPRQKGPGLLKGKAVDAEYLSWSERNRRLIVIMVIAAVVVVVIGIAIVLGITLSGSSDDSEGAKGKQTGAAVCPEVMDKEDTTFEHNGHCYHVVELTETQVVYDQAQGDCTSRGGHLLTIPDNKTQTFVAENLQDRSESHTILLGLKKEGATWKWVTGVEATFFNWEPSVKVEGNCATLRLDRMNYWEKYTCTPTDWYTTYVCEYPPASGVTRLQSVSSTFVFNIILVTILSSCGVL; this is encoded by the exons ATGAGTGACGGTGTTGACGTCAGCGTGGCGTATAAAGGTGGTGACGGTGACGTCGCTACGGACTTTAAACCAGCAACAGAGAAACATGACGCAGGGAAGGAGTCGAGACGGCCAAAACCGAGACAAAAAGGCCCTGGGCTGCTCAAAG ggAAGGCAGTGGATGCAGAGTACCTTTCGTGGTCGGAGAGGAACAGACGCCTAATAGTGATCATGGTCATAGCAGCGGTGGTCGTTGTAGTAATCGGCATCGCTATCGTTCTAGGGATCACATTATCCG GGTCGTCCGATGACTCGGAGGGCGCAAAGGGTAAACAGACAG GCGCTGCTGTGTGTCCGGAGGTAATGGACAAAGAAGACACGACGTTTGAACACAATGGCCACTGTTACCACGTGGTCGAGCTGACTGAGACCCAG GTTGTCTACGACCAAGCCCAGGGCGATTGCACTAGTCGGGGTGGTCATTTACTGACCATTCCGGACAACAAGACACAAACATTTGTGGCCGAAAACCTTCAGGACCGGTCAGAAAGTCATACAATACTCTTAGGACTCAAGAAAGAAGGAGCTACTTGGAAATGGGTTACAG GCGTTGAGGCGACGTTTTTCAACTGGGAACCGAGTGTCAAGGTTGAAGGCAACTGCGCTACCTTGCGGCTTGACAGAATGAATTATTGGGAGAAGTATACATGCACGCCGACGGACTGGTATACTACATATGTCTGCGAATATC CTCCTGCGTCCGGGGTGACAAGATTACAAAGTGTCTCATCTACATTTGTATTCA ATATCATCCTAGTAACAATTCTTTCATCGTGTGGCGTTCTTTGA